A region of Hippoglossus stenolepis isolate QCI-W04-F060 chromosome 7, HSTE1.2, whole genome shotgun sequence DNA encodes the following proteins:
- the tsc22d3 gene encoding TSC22 domain family protein 3 isoform X2 has protein sequence MSTEMFAKSPMEVAVYQLHNFSISFFSSLLGGDVVSVKLDNSASGASVVAIDNKIEQAMDLVKNHLMYAVREEVEILKEQIKELAEKNNQLERENYLLKNLASPEQMEKFQSRIPTDVLLPLDNQSAQVTVDHLQQQHTCNYSAGSAV, from the exons ATGAGCACGGAGATGTTCGCTAAAAGCCCGATGGAGGTGGCCGTGTACCAGTTGCATaacttctccatctccttcttctcctcgcTGCTCGGAGGAGACGTCGTGTCGGTCAAACTAGACAACAG TGCCTCTGGTGCTAGCGTTGTGGCCATTGACAACAAGATAGAACAGGCAATG GATCTTGTCAAGAACCACCTGATGTACGCGGTGCGCGAGGAAGTGGAGATCCTCAAAGAGCAGATCAAGGAGCTGGCGGAGAAGAACAACCAGCTTGAGAGGGAGAACTACCTGCTGAAGAACCTGGCCAGTCCAGAACAGATGGAGAAGTTCCAGTCTCGCATTCCGACAGATGTGCTGTTACCGCTGGATAATCAGAGCGCCCAGGTGACCGTGGaccacctccagcagcagcacacctGCAACTACAGCGCTGGCTCTGCTGTATAA